The genome window CACCGGCTGAGCTGAGAACGAACGTTCCGGTGCCGAATTTCCCTGAATGGTATGAGGCATTTGACGTCAAGCCAACGGATCGGTTGTATCGTAAACCGGAAGATCGATTAATTATTTGGTAAGTTAAAAGCCCGTCGTGGGCTTTTTTACTTGGTCAAACAATCGTCTATTAAATTTCTGATATCAACGCCAGCAGCATCAAGTCCGTAAGTGGAAAAAATTTGAGTTTCTGCTATCAAGTTCTGATATCTTGCTTCATCGAATTCAAAGACAAGGTCACGCAGCTTAGTAAAAATGGAATACATAATTCGATCATTTAGTGACTCTGGGGAAGCCGTCAGAAATTCGCGATAAGTGTCTAAGTAGAAGTCTAGATCGGCCCAGTTATGGCGTTCGAAAGCCAACAAGACTGAATTATTAGCATAATGAATTTGTAAATTATGTTTTTGTGCTCTTCCCAGAAAGAATCGATCCAAAGAACGAAGAATCGTTCGATGGTGAGTTTTGATAAATTCATTGTCGAAAATAAATAACAAATTTGTGTATAAAATTATGTCATTAATAAACCAAGAATTGAATTGTAGCAGATGATTTTTGATTTCGTTAGTAATTTCTTTGGAATTTTCCAGTGGAAGATCGTGAACTTTGCTGTAAGCAGCTTTCAGACTCAAGGCATTGATTTTATGCTTTGGAAAGCCAGTTTTTCTATATAATTCCATCTCGTTTTTAATTAATTCGTCTGCTTTTTCTTTTTGAAAAATAGAGTTTTCCCGTTGATTTAAAAAGGTGTGAGGGACTGTAACGTTTTCTTCACCGGCTAGCATAAAGAACTCAATAAGATAAATATCAAGTCGATTGAGAAATTTTAATAGTAAATCTGAAGGAATATTGCCTGAAGCTTCCATTCTTGAGAGAGCCGCCTGGGACGAAATTCCGTCAGCTAGTTGTTGTTGCGTAATGCCTCGTCCGATTCGTAAATCTTTAAGTAATTGTCCGTGATTCATTGTCGTTCCTCTTTATTCTATATAACAATTGTAATCTATTTTGAGAAAATATTGACAAATATCCGATATCGTATAAAAAATTAATTCCGATTTGATTTAGTATAAAATCCATTTAAATGAGCATTTATAAATGGAATTTTGGATCAATGTAAACTTATCCCAGACATAGTTGATATGGGATCACATACAACTGGTAGAGGCATAGGCGTCAATTGCCTTATAACAAGGAGGAATGAAGAGTGATTAAATTCACTCCTTATTTTAAAATCATGAAGAAAATCACAAAAATCTGTCTATTATTCGCACTTGTTTTCGCATTGTTGATCACAGTAAACATTTTTCAGACGAGAGATGAAATTGAGCTTGAACAAGCGGAGAAGACAAGTAATTCATTTCAGATGCAATTTAAAGATTCCCGTTTAACCAGCGATCAGGTGCTAAAAATTTTTAATCAAGAAAGCCGTAAATATGGTCTATCTTTTATTAAGGATACGCAAGATTCTAAAAACGGACAAGTTAAATCGGTAATTTTCAACCAAAAAAGTTTCCCCAATGCTCATTTTCGTTTGCCAGAGGGAAATCTATTTAAAGACGGTCGAGAGGTATACGCCAGCTATCCTGTGAATAATCGGACGCGGCAGATCCCAACATTTTCTAAAGCTAACAGGATTAAGATTCAAAGCTTGACCAAATTTTTTGAAGATAAATCTCTTTCAGTAAATGGTACCTACACAGTAATTTTACCGAATGATTTAAACCAGACGAAAATTAAAAAAATTATTGCAGCAGATTTAGGCGAAGAGAGTTCAGCACTCTATGCTAAGCAAAGCGGTAAAGTC of Xylocopilactobacillus apicola contains these proteins:
- a CDS encoding helix-turn-helix domain-containing protein, translated to MNHGQLLKDLRIGRGITQQQLADGISSQAALSRMEASGNIPSDLLLKFLNRLDIYLIEFFMLAGEENVTVPHTFLNQRENSIFQKEKADELIKNEMELYRKTGFPKHKINALSLKAAYSKVHDLPLENSKEITNEIKNHLLQFNSWFINDIILYTNLLFIFDNEFIKTHHRTILRSLDRFFLGRAQKHNLQIHYANNSVLLAFERHNWADLDFYLDTYREFLTASPESLNDRIMYSIFTKLRDLVFEFDEARYQNLIAETQIFSTYGLDAAGVDIRNLIDDCLTK